One Planctomycetota bacterium genomic window carries:
- a CDS encoding prepilin-type N-terminal cleavage/methylation domain-containing protein has protein sequence MRIAGRRARAGFSLIELLVVIAIIVLVISLIVPALGRVRDASKKQDTRNLVAQLTQAMQAFQLDKKRLPGYFSQAEMGLADNATRGFSQSQNIMLDLGGGIVSTTGPGTSLIGPMNDTARQVRVDPSLIGTGAESSYFSPSARYFKKQNQVDGGDRAGVPEHALIPELVDAFGTPILVWMADNMASGGATQSTDFARDAWALNQRPARFYWNSNAAFLTNGVFVGDKRVDQGNAAKGSLLASNITTRSESLVGMLGNPTTPLPNSNPNPQITDYLPAAPRGSFVVQSAGVDGVYLSRADAGGKLAINGTLYYGLNFKAGPLPGTTHTDSSGNARSIDVVERFDDVIQGGS, from the coding sequence ATGCGGATCGCAGGCAGGCGGGCGCGCGCCGGGTTCAGCCTCATCGAGCTGCTCGTGGTGATCGCCATCATCGTGCTGGTCATCTCGCTGATCGTGCCCGCGCTGGGGCGCGTGCGCGACGCGTCGAAGAAGCAGGACACGCGCAACCTGGTCGCCCAGCTCACGCAGGCGATGCAGGCCTTCCAGCTCGACAAGAAGCGCCTGCCCGGGTACTTCTCGCAGGCGGAGATGGGCCTGGCCGACAACGCGACGCGCGGGTTCTCGCAGTCGCAGAACATCATGCTCGATCTCGGGGGCGGGATCGTCTCCACGACCGGGCCGGGCACGTCGCTCATCGGGCCCATGAACGACACGGCCCGCCAGGTGCGGGTCGACCCCAGCCTCATCGGCACGGGCGCGGAGTCGTCGTACTTCTCGCCCAGCGCGCGGTACTTCAAGAAGCAGAACCAGGTCGACGGGGGCGACCGCGCGGGCGTGCCCGAGCACGCGCTCATCCCCGAACTGGTCGACGCATTCGGCACGCCGATCCTGGTGTGGATGGCCGACAACATGGCCTCGGGCGGCGCGACGCAGTCGACGGACTTCGCGCGCGACGCGTGGGCGCTCAACCAGCGTCCGGCCCGGTTCTACTGGAACTCCAACGCCGCGTTCCTCACCAACGGCGTGTTCGTCGGCGACAAGCGCGTGGACCAGGGCAACGCGGCGAAGGGCAGCCTGCTCGCGTCAAACATCACGACGCGCTCGGAATCGCTCGTGGGCATGCTCGGCAACCCCACGACGCCGCTCCCGAACTCCAACCCGAACCCGCAGATCACCGACTACCTGCCGGCGGCCCCGCGCGGGTCGTTCGTCGTGCAGTCCGCGGGCGTCGACGGCGTGTACCTGAGCCGCGCCGACGCCGGCGGGAAGCTCGCGATCAACGGGACGCTGTACTACGGCCTGAACTTCAAGGCCGGCCCGCTCCCGGGCACCACGCACACCGACAGCAGCGGGAACGCGCGCTCGATCGATGTCGTCGAGCGCTTCGACGACGTGATCCAGGGCGGGTCGTGA